One Ranitomeya imitator isolate aRanImi1 chromosome 4, aRanImi1.pri, whole genome shotgun sequence genomic window, GGAAGTGAGCCTAGAGTGTcttattttacattggggaatataGTGTTTAAAAAaacgggttgtccaagtagtgaacaatccctttaaggccCTGTTCACTTGCTCATTTGGATAGTCCCTTTCAGTGTTCATATTTTTGAGCTTCATAATATTGGGAGCACCCAAACTAAATAAGTGATCTGTTGTGTCAGTGATGCACATGAAAGTAGAGGTTCCCTGATAATTATTATGGGCTCAGTCTGGATTACATGTTTCAGAATAAACAAAAAAACTTCTGCACTTTTAGAACTTTGTGTTCTAAAAACAGATCCCAAACTGTCATAAGAATGATTAATGTGACCTCTCTCCCTCTGTTTGTATAACTGATGCAGCGGATGACTTGGTGAGTATTTCTGCTCCTAAAATTGGAGCAGAGAAACGCTGCGCTGCGTATGTCCTAACAGCCATGTGAACAGAACCGTAGCTGCAACTTTCAAAATGCCTTACTTGTGATGCATGACGGAAGTGTAGTTAAAGGGCTATTCATATCCCAGCAATTCATGACTATACGGCACAGGAGGCCGCACTATGCTGTTTCCATAACGTCCTAATAACTAATGCATTTCTTTTTGAAATGTTGTAAACAACATACGTAATATATAATATTTACAAGAAAAAGTAAAATTGGTACCGTTTGATCCGAACATGTCAAAAAATCACAAAACAATGTGCGGGTAGTAAAGGGTTAAACAcgcatacatttatttattttttttacctttttttaaccAAGTCCAAGTCCTCCTAGTAAGCCACCAGAACCTCCACCACCTGTGAGACCTCCAACTAAATTTCCAACTAAACCTCCTTGATTTTGACCACCTCTTGCTCCTGCACTGCCTCCCTGTCCACCCAATACTCCGCCAAGCAGCCCTCCACCTAATAACGATCCAGGAACACTTAGTATCGATTGTAGCAGACTTCCACCTAATAAAGATCCTAGTGGCCCTCCGCTTCCTAATAAGGATCCTAGCAGCCCTCCTCGCCCACCACCACCTAATATTCCGCCAAGCAGCCCTCCTCCACCTAATATTCCTTCAAGCAGCCCTCCACCTCCCTGCCCACCACCTAATATTCCTCCAAGCAGCCCTCCACCTCCCTGCCCACCACCTAATATTCCTCCAAGCAGCCCTCCACCTCCCTGCCCACCACCTAATATTCCTCCAAGCAGCCCTCCACCTCTTTGCCCGCCTAAAACTCCCCCAAGCAGCCCAGGCACTAAGTTTAATACTGAATCAAGTTGACGAGTTGTACGTTTATGCCCTTGGCCGGCGTCGTCTTGACTACTTGGTGTGAGATCTGTAGGCATATCATcctacaatatatataaaaaaacaatattaGTGTTGTAGGAACAGCATTCCATCTTAATAGATCATCCGTATGTAAAAACGCAGATCATGTTTTCATCCTTAGACCTCTAAACCAAGTTCAAGGGAACGTTTACTTCTGGACATTTTTAAAGTCTGACCCAAATATAGTGCTGAGGTCCTATACAACAACGGGACCGCTGGTTTCTCTCTGATTAGACTACTCTACAGTGTCTCATGTACAGATTACGCTTAGGATGGAAGCGGCTGCAGAACACTCTGTGCAGATACTGAGCTAAGAAGGATTTGTAAAAGGTCCAGTTCTAAAGTTCAGAATTGAGAGTTTAGCGCTAACTGGTAAATCTGCTGATATTGCATGGTATGGTATTTCATGATATCATGCTTTAATTCACTCGACACTGGAGAGGTAGTGTAAGCACAGAGCGGATCCTAACAGAAGACCCTCAGTAAAATATTTGAAGGTCCTGATTTGTACATCTGGTAACTGTTCCAACTTTCCATGAATTGAACATATATAGTATCGCCATATCGTGTTGTAATAACGCAGCGATGTCTGGGGAAGCTGTCATTTCTCACCAGGACAGCAGTGCTAGCAAAACCACTCACATCACCGGTAGACGACTCCCTGTAGATTGCATATATCACATTATATACTAGGCCAGGCCTTTTTCTTGATATGTTTGTGAACATTTATCATTTTCAACCTATAACATAAGGAAACTTACCAGCAAAACACAAGTGATTGCTAATTCGAAGGCATTGGCCCTAAGCTGCTCCTGTAAAAGAAATGCGTCATTGGCAATTAATGACTGAAAACAACGATTGGAGATTGGCGGAGCAGGGGAAAATTTGAATTGTGTGGATTTTGCCTTGAAATTCAATTTGCAGCAAAGTTATTCAATTAATAaagtgaaatgttaaaaaaaatactcatcacgCCGTTAACCTATGAAATCACCCTGCTCCTTTCTGCCTTCTGTCTGGGGCCTCTTGCTTCTGACATCGTATACCCGCATCTCTGGTGTTTACACTTTAGAATGGGGCTTCCGGTCAGGACCAAACCTGGGACATCAATAATAAGGTGCGCCACGGCGCTATGATGCACTGTAATCCCGATGCTTGGTCGTGGTCGTAAGTCCCAGCCTATAGTGACAAGGCTAAAAATGCAGTGTGCAACAGTGGGGAGTGGGGTGGTCGGAGAAGTGAggggtttttttaactctttttttgtTAGCTTTTTTTTACTGTTTGCCTGCCTTCTAAGGTTGGGGAAAATGGGAGCCCTTGGCAGTCATTTTGCTGAATTCGTGCACagcgaattacaaaaaaaatcagtTTTCTATTCACCCATTTATTAATACTGTAATAAAAGGCAACATTTTTTCAAAAC contains:
- the LOC138675733 gene encoding PE-PGRS family protein PE_PGRS33-like, yielding MKTMCLLLVTAALCCFAPAASNVIRDENGSVARLSCLQKAISADVKAANGVIEFFCSCMKYKDDKTELIKALEELEDVTGCTMLGSGQNPAHGTTDENDALSVIAQLLEQLRANAFELAITCVLLDDMPTDLTPSSQDDAGQGHKRTTRQLDSVLNLVPGLLGGVLGGQRGGGLLGGILGGGQGGGGLLGGILGGGQGGGGLLGGILGGGQGGGGLLEGILGGGGLLGGILGGGGRGGLLGSLLGSGGPLGSLLGGSLLQSILSVPGSLLGGGLLGGVLGGQGGSAGARGGQNQGGLVGNLVGGLTGGGGSGGLLGGLGLG